A stretch of Campylobacter showae DNA encodes these proteins:
- the ftsZ gene encoding cell division protein FtsZ: protein MGNFMVEEKKPSYGAKIKVVGVGGGGGNMINHIIREKGDEMDIDLIVANTDVKALDSSLAFTKLQLGEKITKGLGAGMNPDVGTKAAQESYEEIKSTLEYSDIVFIASGLGGGTGTGAAPVVAQAAKEIGALTISVVTMPFDFEGKKRYNLALKGLNELKKESDSIVVIPNQRLKSLIDKKAGIKESFKIVDNVLARAVSGMCTIVLDSGNSDINSDFADVKKVMEHRGMALLGIGESEGEGAAQEAIKNAIQSPLLSDITINGAVGVLVHFKYHPDSPFNDIEEAMCLVQNAVDDDADIIFGTTSDESFENNKIQVTIIATGFRDKEEERPTPVASTPDAAFKKSRNPILDERISRLKVSGGYNSEEVTNMLETPSYIRNQMD from the coding sequence ATGGGTAACTTTATGGTAGAAGAGAAAAAGCCTTCATACGGCGCAAAGATAAAAGTAGTAGGCGTAGGCGGTGGTGGTGGAAATATGATAAATCATATTATTAGAGAAAAAGGCGATGAAATGGATATCGATCTAATAGTTGCCAATACCGATGTAAAAGCACTTGATAGCTCTTTGGCCTTTACAAAACTGCAGCTTGGAGAAAAGATCACAAAAGGTCTTGGTGCTGGTATGAATCCGGACGTAGGAACTAAAGCCGCCCAGGAAAGTTACGAAGAGATCAAATCTACACTTGAGTACTCAGATATCGTATTTATAGCATCAGGTCTAGGAGGCGGTACCGGTACAGGCGCAGCTCCGGTAGTAGCACAGGCAGCTAAAGAAATTGGTGCTTTAACTATCTCAGTTGTTACGATGCCGTTTGATTTTGAGGGTAAAAAGCGCTACAATCTAGCCCTAAAAGGTCTTAACGAGCTAAAAAAAGAGTCCGACTCTATAGTTGTGATACCAAACCAAAGACTAAAATCCCTGATAGACAAAAAAGCTGGTATAAAAGAAAGTTTTAAAATAGTTGATAACGTTTTAGCTCGAGCCGTCAGCGGTATGTGTACCATAGTTCTTGATTCGGGAAATAGCGATATAAATTCTGACTTTGCCGACGTCAAAAAAGTCATGGAACACCGTGGTATGGCGCTACTTGGTATAGGCGAATCAGAAGGTGAAGGCGCAGCCCAGGAAGCAATAAAAAATGCAATACAATCTCCATTGCTAAGCGACATTACCATAAACGGCGCAGTGGGCGTTCTGGTACACTTCAAATATCACCCAGACTCTCCTTTCAATGATATAGAGGAAGCTATGTGCTTAGTACAAAATGCTGTCGATGATGATGCAGATATTATATTCGGTACCACAAGCGACGAAAGTTTTGAAAATAACAAAATTCAAGTTACTATAATAGCCACCGGCTTTAGAGATAAAGAGGAAGAAAGGCCTACACCTGTAGCCTCTACACCAGATGCTGCATTTAAAAAGTCAAGAAATCCGATTTTAGATGAAAGAATCAGCAGACTAAAGGTTAGTGGCGGATACAATAGCGAAGAAGTAACTAATATGCTAGAAACGCCATCGTATATCAGAAACCAAATGGATTAA
- a CDS encoding metal-sulfur cluster assembly factor produces the protein MKEKIYAALSNIVDPEVGFDIVSLGLIYDAACDENGKAKVTMTLSTRSCPLHEMILSWVETAVLNVDGVKECEIDLVWEPAWSIEMASDEVRAALGA, from the coding sequence ATGAAAGAAAAAATCTACGCCGCGCTCTCAAACATCGTCGATCCCGAGGTGGGCTTTGATATCGTATCCTTGGGGCTCATTTACGACGCGGCTTGCGACGAGAACGGCAAGGCAAAGGTCACGATGACGCTATCTACGCGCTCATGCCCGCTGCACGAGATGATACTAAGCTGGGTCGAGACGGCGGTGCTGAATGTCGACGGCGTAAAAGAGTGCGAGATAGACCTCGTGTGGGAGCCTGCATGGAGTATCGAGATGGCGAGCGACGAGGTGAGGGCGGCGCTAGGAGCGTGA
- the purH gene encoding bifunctional phosphoribosylaminoimidazolecarboxamide formyltransferase/IMP cyclohydrolase — MRALISVSDKEGIVEFAKGLERLGFEILSTGGTHKLLKEQGVKAVEVSEYTGSPEMFEGRVKTLHPKIHGGILHKRNDANHVSQAARHGIGGIDLVCVNLYPFKQTTIRTDDFDEIIENIDIGGPAMVRSAAKNFASVYIVTSPLDYDEVLRVIGGADESKKAIFRRNLMIKAYEHTAAYDSMIANYMNERFNDGFGEMKFIAGSKIFDARYGENPHQKGALYEFDYFFSNNFTALKGEASFNNITDINAALALASSFDAAPAVAIVKHANACGFAVKSNLLESYVEALKCDPVSAYGGVVAINGTLDRALAEKINEIYVEVIIAANVDEDALAVFESKKRIKIFTQGNKFLQRANDKYDFKHVDGGFVYQQSDEVKASELENMKLQTARAASEAELKDLEIAWKVAALTKSNCVVYVKNSAVVAIGMGMTSRVDAARAAVAKARDMGLDLRGCALASEAFFPFRDSIDIASEAGVKAVIQPGGSIRDDEVVQAANEHGMAMYFTGVRHFLH; from the coding sequence ATGAGAGCATTAATCAGCGTCAGCGACAAAGAAGGCATCGTAGAGTTTGCCAAAGGACTCGAGCGACTCGGTTTTGAGATATTAAGTACGGGCGGCACGCACAAACTGCTAAAAGAGCAGGGCGTAAAGGCGGTCGAAGTGAGCGAATACACAGGCTCGCCCGAGATGTTTGAGGGGCGCGTAAAAACCCTGCACCCAAAGATTCACGGCGGGATATTGCACAAGCGAAACGACGCAAATCACGTGAGCCAAGCCGCGCGGCACGGCATCGGCGGCATCGATCTGGTCTGCGTAAATTTATATCCGTTTAAACAAACCACTATCCGCACAGATGATTTTGACGAGATCATCGAAAACATCGACATAGGCGGCCCTGCGATGGTGCGATCGGCGGCTAAAAACTTCGCTAGCGTTTATATCGTCACTAGCCCGCTTGATTACGACGAGGTTTTACGCGTCATAGGTGGCGCGGACGAGAGCAAGAAGGCTATTTTTAGGCGAAATTTGATGATAAAAGCCTACGAGCATACCGCAGCCTACGACTCGATGATCGCAAACTACATGAACGAGCGCTTTAACGACGGTTTTGGCGAGATGAAATTTATCGCCGGCAGCAAGATTTTTGACGCGCGTTACGGCGAAAACCCGCACCAAAAGGGCGCGCTATACGAGTTTGATTACTTTTTCAGCAACAACTTCACCGCGCTAAAAGGCGAAGCTAGCTTTAACAACATCACCGATATAAACGCCGCATTAGCGTTAGCGAGCAGCTTTGACGCCGCGCCTGCGGTCGCCATCGTCAAGCATGCCAACGCTTGCGGCTTTGCCGTAAAATCAAATCTGCTAGAAAGCTACGTCGAAGCGCTAAAATGCGATCCCGTCTCGGCATACGGCGGAGTCGTGGCGATAAACGGCACGCTAGACCGCGCCTTGGCCGAGAAAATCAACGAAATCTACGTCGAGGTCATCATCGCCGCAAACGTGGACGAGGACGCGCTTGCGGTATTTGAATCCAAAAAGCGCATCAAAATTTTCACCCAGGGCAATAAATTTTTACAGCGAGCAAACGACAAATACGACTTCAAGCACGTTGACGGCGGCTTTGTCTATCAGCAAAGCGACGAGGTGAAAGCTAGCGAGCTAGAAAATATGAAACTGCAAACCGCGCGCGCAGCTAGCGAGGCTGAGCTAAAAGACTTAGAAATCGCGTGGAAGGTCGCGGCGCTTACGAAAAGCAACTGCGTCGTCTATGTAAAAAATAGCGCCGTAGTCGCCATCGGTATGGGTATGACGAGCCGCGTAGATGCCGCACGCGCAGCAGTGGCTAAGGCGCGCGATATGGGGCTTGATTTACGCGGTTGCGCGCTTGCCAGCGAGGCGTTTTTCCCGTTCCGCGACAGCATCGATATCGCAAGCGAGGCAGGCGTGAAGGCTGTGATACAGCCTGGCGGCAGCATCCGCGACGACGAGGTCGTGCAGGCGGCAAACGAGCATGGCATGGCGATGTATTTTACGGGCGTGCGCCACTTTTTACACTAA
- a CDS encoding TerB family tellurite resistance protein, which yields MSFIFWFLIFYGIYYLVSNFSQNPVNLGGSQKKAMFEEAKFLVSLLAKVAKSDGRVNELEARLISETLDDITLRLGNDAAMRAELKQIYNREKETVHNAYFIARQYKDRFRLSQDAAAAKLSFLLNLAYIDGEFSKSEHNVIEQIALGFGLDEGIFEAILARFEAFYDQRQTRRNPYEMRTKSPYAVLGLKEGAPFDEVKKRYRELVKKYHPDILMGRGESEEMIEKSTRKLQEINEAYETIKQSAA from the coding sequence TTGAGTTTTATTTTTTGGTTTTTGATATTTTACGGGATTTACTATCTGGTTTCAAATTTTAGTCAAAATCCCGTAAATTTAGGCGGCTCGCAAAAAAAGGCGATGTTTGAAGAGGCTAAATTTCTAGTTAGCCTGCTTGCTAAAGTCGCCAAAAGCGACGGCAGGGTAAATGAGCTAGAGGCTCGCCTCATCAGCGAGACGCTAGACGATATCACTCTAAGGCTCGGCAACGACGCTGCGATGAGGGCGGAGCTAAAGCAGATCTATAACCGCGAAAAAGAGACGGTGCATAATGCTTATTTTATCGCGCGGCAGTACAAAGATCGCTTCCGCCTTAGTCAAGACGCCGCGGCCGCGAAGCTATCTTTTTTACTAAATTTGGCCTATATAGACGGCGAATTTAGTAAAAGCGAGCATAATGTCATCGAGCAGATTGCTTTGGGATTTGGGCTTGACGAGGGCATTTTTGAAGCGATACTGGCGAGGTTTGAGGCATTTTACGATCAAAGGCAGACGCGGCGAAATCCGTATGAAATGCGCACGAAAAGCCCGTACGCAGTGCTCGGGCTAAAAGAGGGCGCGCCGTTTGACGAGGTAAAGAAACGCTACCGCGAACTCGTGAAAAAGTATCATCCAGATATCCTTATGGGGCGCGGCGAGAGCGAGGAGATGATAGAAAAGAGTACTCGAAAACTGCAAGAGATAAATGAGGCGTATGAGACTATAAAACAAAGTGCGGCTTAG
- a CDS encoding SDH family Clp fold serine proteinase, with translation MSWKDFLNNKEEEQPQKEGRGMDQKSVAKPPVLFSETQQVLKEVEAKLGGTLITYYNSNAGSVCGNDASAMYEILKGKKIENAFLFIKSDGGSGIAALRIISTLRNYCKNITALIPANCASAATMMALGANEIVMGPLAYLTAVDTSLKHAMSPIDNGNERVSVSMDELNRVIKLWKMHEKDNDENPYKSLYNYIHPLVFGAVDRASSLSLKICCELLRYHMNDEAKIQNISERLNSDYPAHDYPILFREAEEIGLHVQKMDNELNEMLQELTLLYSEMGQRAFTDYDENSYHDNNIANIIEANGKQIYYQIDKDWFYRPDERRWNVMNDESSWRKNELVGGKLKNTIYHLW, from the coding sequence ATGTCTTGGAAAGACTTTTTAAACAACAAAGAAGAAGAACAGCCGCAAAAGGAGGGCAGAGGAATGGATCAAAAAAGCGTAGCTAAGCCGCCGGTGCTATTTAGCGAGACGCAGCAGGTATTAAAAGAAGTCGAAGCTAAACTAGGCGGCACGCTCATCACCTACTACAACTCAAACGCGGGCAGCGTCTGCGGCAACGACGCGAGCGCGATGTATGAAATTTTAAAGGGTAAAAAGATAGAAAACGCGTTTTTGTTTATCAAAAGCGACGGCGGCAGCGGTATAGCTGCGCTTCGCATCATCAGTACTCTTAGAAACTACTGCAAAAACATCACCGCGCTTATCCCCGCTAACTGCGCGTCGGCAGCGACGATGATGGCGCTTGGCGCAAACGAGATCGTGATGGGGCCGCTAGCGTATCTAACCGCCGTCGATACCTCGCTAAAACACGCGATGAGCCCGATAGATAACGGCAACGAGCGCGTTAGCGTGTCGATGGACGAGCTAAACCGCGTGATAAAACTCTGGAAAATGCACGAAAAAGACAATGACGAAAACCCGTATAAATCGCTATATAACTACATCCATCCGCTAGTTTTTGGCGCAGTAGACCGCGCTAGCTCGCTATCGCTAAAGATTTGCTGCGAACTTTTGCGCTATCACATGAACGACGAGGCAAAGATCCAAAATATCTCCGAGCGCCTAAATAGCGACTATCCGGCGCATGATTATCCGATACTTTTCCGCGAGGCCGAGGAGATCGGACTGCACGTGCAAAAGATGGACAACGAGCTAAACGAGATGCTCCAAGAGCTAACGCTTCTTTACTCCGAGATGGGACAGCGCGCCTTTACCGACTACGACGAGAACAGCTACCACGACAACAACATCGCAAACATCATCGAGGCAAACGGCAAGCAGATTTATTATCAGATCGACAAAGACTGGTTTTATCGCCCCGACGAGCGCCGCTGGAACGTGATGAACGACGAGAGTTCGTGGCGTAAAAACGAGCTAGTAGGCGGCAAACTCAAAAATACGATTTATCATTTATGGTGA